In Clostridium thermosuccinogenes, the genomic stretch CTTCATTTTGTGCTATCAATATAATATTAGCCCCAAGCTTGCTTAAGTATAGGGCGATTTCTTTTCCGATGCCGGAGGAGGCTCCGGTGACCATTATATTTTTTCCGTTCAGATTTATCGGGTTAATCATTTATGCTCAGCTCCTACTAAAAAAGTCGTTGGTACATATCGTTGGAAGACATGCCGACTGCCCGGACTGAAACCTTCAGTTGTATAAAATGATCAGCGTAGTAATACACTTTACATAATAAAATATGCAGTTTGTGGAAAATGTGTGAAACCTCCGTCGGAGAGCATGGGGAGTTAAATGGCCAACGTTTTGGAATAGCAATCCCCAGTCGGTATGCTTCTTGAAAAGCTTATGATATCGAGAAGTTCATGGCGGAGGTTTATACCGGAGGCAAAAAGGGTAAATTATTAGAGACATTTATTGTTGCGAAATCCATATGTGACAGATGATTATATATTGAAATAGTCATAATTACTGGCGTTTTGAAAAGGATAATAATATCAAAGGCCGGCAGAGGTTATAGGAAGGACGTGCTATAAAAGCCATGAAAGGGGGAGGGATATGGAAAAAACAATAGACCTGTCAAAGACAGTATATGAACTTTGCAAGGATAACCCTGAAATTATAGAAATAATGAAGGAGTTAGGCTTTGAAAGCATTGGAAATCCGGCAATGCTAAATACTGCAGGACGCTTCATGACTATCCCCAAAGGAGCGGAAATGAAAAACATAAGTCTTGATAAAATCAAAGAAGTACTAATAAGCAAAGGATACGAAGTGATCGGATAGGAGTGGTTATATGAGTGAAATGATAAACAACCGTGAATACAGGCAGAAGGTGCTGAAAGAACTTATAATGGAGCTGCACCATGGAAAGACCGTCGATGAGGTGAAACCCAGGTTTGAAAAGCTTATACAGGGAATTTCAACCAAGGAAATATCTGAAATGGAGCAGTCCTTAATCATGGAAGGAATGCCGGTGGAAGAAATTCAAAGGCTTTGCGATGTGCATGCATCTGTGTTCAAAGGGTCCATAGAGGAAATCCACCGGCCTCAGAAGCCGGAGGATACACCGGGGCATCCTGTGTACATTTTTAAGCTTGAAAACCGGAAGCTGGAAAAGCTGATAAATGAGAGGATAAAACCGCATATTGATAATTTTAAGGCATCCGGCAGTCGGGAAAATGTCAATCAGCTGCTGGAGGATTTCAACGCTTTGTGGGAGGTGGATAAACACTATTCCAGAAAAGAAAACCTCCTGTTCCCTTTCATGGAGAAGTACGGCATCGTAGCTCCGCCTAAAGTCATGTGGGGTGTGGATGATGAAGTGAGGGATGAAATCAAGGAAGTCCTGGGGCTGCTTTCCGATTATCAGGGAGACAGGGATAAGCTGCTGGAAAAAGCAAACGGAGCGATAAACAAGGTTACAGAGATGATATTTAAGGAGGAAAATATCCTTTTCCCCATGGTTCTGGAGACTCTGGCCGAGGATGAATGGTTAAAGATCGCCGAAGAAAGCGGAGAAATCGGCTATTGCTTGATCGAAGCTCCAAAAGCAGCATGGAAGCCATCAAGGGTGAATGTGGAGGATAAGACAAAAGAACAAGTGAAAGAGGAGGGAGTAAAAAATTCTGGGGATGGCTACATACGGTTCGACACAGGTGTCCTTTCGCCCAAAGAAATAAACGCCATGCTCAATACCTTGCCTCTGGATATTACTTTTGTAGACAAGGATGGAATAGTTAAGTACTTTTCTCAGGGAAAAGAGAGGATATTTGCCAGAACCAAGGCTGTTATCGGAAGGCAGGTGCAAAATTGCCACCCGCCGGCCAGCGTGCATATTGTTGAGAAGATAGTGGAGGATCTTAAGGCCGGGAGAAAGGATCATGAAGACTTCTGGATCAAAATGGGCGATAAGTATGTGTTCATCAGGTACTTTGCAGTAAGAGACGAAAAGGGTGAATACCTGGGCGTTTTGGAAGTTACTCAGGATATAAAGCCTATTCAGGAGATTACAGGAGAAAAGAGGCTGGTATCGGAATAACCCGGTGCAGGCATAGGTTAAGACCATTTGAGGTGAAATGACAGAAATTTTACTCCGGAAAAATTCGGAAAAGATTTGATGAAAATCCGAAGATAGATTCTTGAATTACGAATTAAAATCCGAACATGAAAAGAAGACTGAAATACAGTCTTCCATAAGAGTAAATCCATAAAAGAAAAGAAACAGCTAAAGGTATTAGCAGTGGCTAATACCTTTAGCTGTTTATCCCAATGTTTATACCTTGAATTTGGATACCAGTTCGGTCAGTTTTTGCGAACTGTTTTTGGAGATCATGCAGTGCTTTATGACCTCGCTTGCTTTTTTAACCACCACCGATGTCTTTTGAGCTATGTTCGATGTTCCGTTTGCACCGTCATTGGTTGCCACGGTTATCTCGTTGATTGCCTTAATCATGTTCTGGACGGAAGCCGACAGCTGTTCCGAGGTGGCGCTGAAATCTGTTGCAATACCGTTTATAAGCTCGGCATCCCTGTTATACTGGTCGCTTATATCCACCATCGAGGCATAATCTCCGATCACCGTCTTGTCAATGAAGCTAAGGATTTCCTGCGAGCTTTGGGAGAGGTTTTCCACCGATAACACTACATTTTCGGTGACTTTTTGTATTTCATTAACAGCATTTTTTGAATTTTCAGCCAATGCCCTGATCTCGTCCGCTACCACGGCGAAACCTTTGCCTGCTTCACCGGCTCTTGCTGCTTCTATGGCTGCATTCAGGGCTAAAAGATTGGTACGGGAAGCTATATCCAGAATCGCATCCGACAGGACTTTGATCTGTTCCACAGCCTTTGACTGTTCAATGGCATTTATCAGCTTCCCATGGGTATTTGTATAGATTTCGGTTGCGCTTCTCTGCGATGCTACAGCCTTTGCCTTGAGATCATTAGCCCTTTTGCTTATTTCATCGGCAGCTATTGCGCTGTCCTGAGCCTTTGATGCTATGGAATCGATGGCATTTTCGATTTCTGAAGCTGTGGCGTTCATTTCCTGCGTAGAGGCGGCGGTTTCTTCCATGCCGGCGGACAGCTCTTCCGTTGTGGCGGATACCTCCTCTATTTGTGAATTGAGATCCTCCATGCTCCTGGTTGTAGCTGCAACAGCACCGGAAACATTGCCTGCTTCCTTGATGACGCCAGATACAACTTCCTTTATGGAGCTCTGCATTTTTTCAATGGATTTTGTCAACAGACCTATCTCATCTTTTCTCTTCATATCATTATAAGGTATTGCCTGGGTAAAATCTCCGGCCGCCGTTTGGCTAAGCAGCTTGGAAGCCCGTATAATCGGTTTTGTGATGCCGGATGCAACTAAATATGCTATGACTGCTCCTAATAGCAGAAATGAGGCTGATGTGATGAGAACATAAATCTGAAGCTTTTTTAAGCCTTCCAGGACTTCATCTTCATAAGCCTCTACGGTAAGATACCAGTCCATATCCTTAACAGGAGAAAATCCCATAATTATCGAAGTGCCTTGGGTTTCATATTTTCCGGACCCCTCTTTTTCTTCGATTACCCGCTGATGAAGCCGGGCGAGAGATGTAAGCGACAGATCATCTTTAGAGCTCTCGATTGCATTAAACATATTCAGCACCAGCTCTTTATTTTGGTGAGCTATGGTGACGCCTGACTTGTTTATAAGACTTGCCTTTCCGGATTGACCGAAAGTGATGTCATTGGTTATATTGCATAAAGAGGTACCGTCCCTGACAGCAACCAACACACCTACGATCTCGTCCTTGTCATTCTTTATCGGAACACCAAAAGACAATATTATAGAACCGTTTTGCTTGCTTATTATCGGATCGGAAACGGCCCTTTCCCCATTAATCGGTTTGGTGAAATGGATTCTGTCGCTGATATCTGTGGTTGTGTCGTTGGTCGCTTTCATCATGCCGTTAGTATCAGCTATACCCATTCTCAGATATCCTTCCAGTTCTACCTCTCTGCTTAGAAATTCCAATTTTTCCTCTATAGGAATGGTCATATCAGATATTTCGCGCATTGAGGCTATTACTTCAAGACTGTTGAGAGTGTCGTCAATATAACTTTTTACAACTTTTGCTCCTTGGGAGGCGATTTTTATAAGGGAGCTTTCCGCCTCTTGCCTGACTGCTTCTGCCGAAGTTGCGTACATAATTCCGCTTAGTCCCAGACATGTTACTACTATCAGTGGCAGATAGATTAGAACAATTTTTGTTTTCAGACTTTTCATAGAAATCCCTCACTTTTCTAATGCTGAGATTCGGATCATATAAACTGAAATCTTATCTTGAAAATTAAAGAAATCATATTTACATAATCCGGAAAGAAGATGCTTTGAACGTTGTAACTTTTTTGCAAAATCATTAAGTACGGCTTTTCTACATACCTTTCCTGCTGGTTTTCTTTACATCATTTAGAAAGAATTATGTATACATAAAA encodes the following:
- a CDS encoding DUF1858 domain-containing protein, producing MEKTIDLSKTVYELCKDNPEIIEIMKELGFESIGNPAMLNTAGRFMTIPKGAEMKNISLDKIKEVLISKGYEVIG
- a CDS encoding DUF438 domain-containing protein, with amino-acid sequence MSEMINNREYRQKVLKELIMELHHGKTVDEVKPRFEKLIQGISTKEISEMEQSLIMEGMPVEEIQRLCDVHASVFKGSIEEIHRPQKPEDTPGHPVYIFKLENRKLEKLINERIKPHIDNFKASGSRENVNQLLEDFNALWEVDKHYSRKENLLFPFMEKYGIVAPPKVMWGVDDEVRDEIKEVLGLLSDYQGDRDKLLEKANGAINKVTEMIFKEENILFPMVLETLAEDEWLKIAEESGEIGYCLIEAPKAAWKPSRVNVEDKTKEQVKEEGVKNSGDGYIRFDTGVLSPKEINAMLNTLPLDITFVDKDGIVKYFSQGKERIFARTKAVIGRQVQNCHPPASVHIVEKIVEDLKAGRKDHEDFWIKMGDKYVFIRYFAVRDEKGEYLGVLEVTQDIKPIQEITGEKRLVSE
- a CDS encoding methyl-accepting chemotaxis protein — encoded protein: MKSLKTKIVLIYLPLIVVTCLGLSGIMYATSAEAVRQEAESSLIKIASQGAKVVKSYIDDTLNSLEVIASMREISDMTIPIEEKLEFLSREVELEGYLRMGIADTNGMMKATNDTTTDISDRIHFTKPINGERAVSDPIISKQNGSIILSFGVPIKNDKDEIVGVLVAVRDGTSLCNITNDITFGQSGKASLINKSGVTIAHQNKELVLNMFNAIESSKDDLSLTSLARLHQRVIEEKEGSGKYETQGTSIIMGFSPVKDMDWYLTVEAYEDEVLEGLKKLQIYVLITSASFLLLGAVIAYLVASGITKPIIRASKLLSQTAAGDFTQAIPYNDMKRKDEIGLLTKSIEKMQSSIKEVVSGVIKEAGNVSGAVAATTRSMEDLNSQIEEVSATTEELSAGMEETAASTQEMNATASEIENAIDSIASKAQDSAIAADEISKRANDLKAKAVASQRSATEIYTNTHGKLINAIEQSKAVEQIKVLSDAILDIASRTNLLALNAAIEAARAGEAGKGFAVVADEIRALAENSKNAVNEIQKVTENVVLSVENLSQSSQEILSFIDKTVIGDYASMVDISDQYNRDAELINGIATDFSATSEQLSASVQNMIKAINEITVATNDGANGTSNIAQKTSVVVKKASEVIKHCMISKNSSQKLTELVSKFKV